From the Daucus carota subsp. sativus chromosome 8, DH1 v3.0, whole genome shotgun sequence genome, one window contains:
- the LOC108199781 gene encoding histidine-containing phosphotransfer protein 1 isoform X1 → MDIVNQLQRQYVDFLSSLYREGLLDDQFLQIQKLQDESNPDFVNEVVTLFFEDSEKLLHNLAIALSVDQQHVDYQKVDACVHQFKGSSSSIGAQRVRNICVSFRTCYDAKNLEGCLRCLQQVKDEYYLVKNKLQTLFRLEQQIVAAGGAIPIMG, encoded by the exons ATGGATATTGTCAATCAGTTGCAGCGACAGTATGTCGATTTCTTGTCTTCTCTTTATCGTGAG GGGCTTTTGGATGATCAGTTCCTGCAGATTCAGAAGCTTCAGGATGAGAGTAACCCTGATTTTGTGAATGAAGTCGTTACTCTTTTCTTTGAAGATTCAGAGAAGCTTTTGCACAACTTGGCCATAGCTCTGTCAGT GGACCAGCAGCATGTGGATTATCAGAAAGTCGATGCCTGTGTTCACCAATTCAAGGGTAGTAGCTCCAG CATAGGTGCTCAAAGAGTGAGGAACATATGTGTTTCTTTCAGAACTTGTTATGATGCCAAGAACTTGGAAGG GTGCTTGAGATGCCTCCAGCAGGTGAAAGACGAATACTACCTTGTTAAGAACAAGCTTCAGACATTGTTCAGG CTGGAGCAACAGATTGTAGCTGCTGGTGGAGCAATTCCGATTATGGGATAG
- the LOC108199781 gene encoding histidine-containing phosphotransfer protein 1 isoform X3 has translation MDIVNQLQRQYVDFLSSLYREGLLDDQFLQIQKLQDESNPDFVNEVVTLFFEDSEKLLHNLAIALSVDQQHVDYQKVDACVHQFKGSSSSIGAQRVRNICVSFRTCYDAKNLEGKHNHKFVEGGNDERMRWHQ, from the exons ATGGATATTGTCAATCAGTTGCAGCGACAGTATGTCGATTTCTTGTCTTCTCTTTATCGTGAG GGGCTTTTGGATGATCAGTTCCTGCAGATTCAGAAGCTTCAGGATGAGAGTAACCCTGATTTTGTGAATGAAGTCGTTACTCTTTTCTTTGAAGATTCAGAGAAGCTTTTGCACAACTTGGCCATAGCTCTGTCAGT GGACCAGCAGCATGTGGATTATCAGAAAGTCGATGCCTGTGTTCACCAATTCAAGGGTAGTAGCTCCAG CATAGGTGCTCAAAGAGTGAGGAACATATGTGTTTCTTTCAGAACTTGTTATGATGCCAAGAACTTGGAAGG AAAACATAACCACAAGTTTGTGGAAGGTGGGAATGATGAAAGAATGAGATGGCACCAATGA
- the LOC108197703 gene encoding uncharacterized protein LOC108197703 isoform X1, translated as MTVQKIDKTMNWFCNYCIPCDVDLEQVGNRFKCPKCGKFKPYPDRRYEFSMLCSNKTGTIPILWSSEELTRFTGKTVYDVLGDESQVGDGDKFPPILQQFEKKSYAFTLCISKENVLQGSNLYTAIKVTDPAEMWESLDNTKDITAPLQQTEISQDITMVKSNSPSTGESTNKTKSRKTTDPVEMDLPHKTPQRKAKHVKIEKK; from the exons ATGACGGTGCAAAAAATTGACAAAACCATGAACTGGTTTTGTAATTATTGTATCCCCTGTGATGTTGATTTGGAACAAGTTGGAAACAGATTCAAATGTCCAAAATGTGGAAAATTCAAACCTTATCCAGACAGGAG GTATGAGTTCTCTATGTTGTGTTCTAACAAAACTGGTACGATTCCCATTTTGTGGAGCTCAGAAGAATTGACACGGTTCACTGGGAAAACGGTTTATGATGTTCTCGGTGATGAAAGTCAA GTTGGTGATGGTGATAAATTCCCACCCATATTGCAACAGTTTGAGAAGAAAAGTTATGCTTTTACACTTTGCATAAGCAAAGAGAATGTGCTTCAAGGGTCCAATTTGTACACTGCAATAAAGGTCACTGATCCGGCGGAAATGTGGGAGTCTTTGGACAATACTAAAGACATTACTGCTCCACTTCAACAGACTGAAATATCACAG GACATCACTATGGTCAAGAGTAATAGTCCTTCAACTGGTGAGTCAACTAATAAGACAAAGTCCCGCAAAACCACTGATCCAGTTGAGATGGATTTGCCGCACAAAACTCCACAGAGAAAGGCGAAGCACGTGAAGATCGAAAAA AAGTGA
- the LOC108199781 gene encoding histidine-containing phosphotransfer protein 1 isoform X2, translating into MDIVNQLQRQYVDFLSSLYREGLLDDQFLQIQKLQDESNPDFVNEVVTLFFEDSEKLLHNLAIALDQQHVDYQKVDACVHQFKGSSSSIGAQRVRNICVSFRTCYDAKNLEGCLRCLQQVKDEYYLVKNKLQTLFRLEQQIVAAGGAIPIMG; encoded by the exons ATGGATATTGTCAATCAGTTGCAGCGACAGTATGTCGATTTCTTGTCTTCTCTTTATCGTGAG GGGCTTTTGGATGATCAGTTCCTGCAGATTCAGAAGCTTCAGGATGAGAGTAACCCTGATTTTGTGAATGAAGTCGTTACTCTTTTCTTTGAAGATTCAGAGAAGCTTTTGCACAACTTGGCCATAGCTCT GGACCAGCAGCATGTGGATTATCAGAAAGTCGATGCCTGTGTTCACCAATTCAAGGGTAGTAGCTCCAG CATAGGTGCTCAAAGAGTGAGGAACATATGTGTTTCTTTCAGAACTTGTTATGATGCCAAGAACTTGGAAGG GTGCTTGAGATGCCTCCAGCAGGTGAAAGACGAATACTACCTTGTTAAGAACAAGCTTCAGACATTGTTCAGG CTGGAGCAACAGATTGTAGCTGCTGGTGGAGCAATTCCGATTATGGGATAG
- the LOC108197703 gene encoding uncharacterized protein LOC108197703 isoform X2: MLIWNKLETDSNVQNVENSNLIQTGEELTRFTGKTVYDVLGDESQVGDGDKFPPILQQFEKKSYAFTLCISKENVLQGSNLYTAIKVTDPAEMWESLDNTKDITAPLQQTEISQDITMVKSNSPSTGESTNKTKSRKTTDPVEMDLPHKTPQRKAKHVKIEKK, translated from the exons ATGTTGATTTGGAACAAGTTGGAAACAGATTCAAATGTCCAAAATGTGGAAAATTCAAACCTTATCCAGACAGGAG AAGAATTGACACGGTTCACTGGGAAAACGGTTTATGATGTTCTCGGTGATGAAAGTCAA GTTGGTGATGGTGATAAATTCCCACCCATATTGCAACAGTTTGAGAAGAAAAGTTATGCTTTTACACTTTGCATAAGCAAAGAGAATGTGCTTCAAGGGTCCAATTTGTACACTGCAATAAAGGTCACTGATCCGGCGGAAATGTGGGAGTCTTTGGACAATACTAAAGACATTACTGCTCCACTTCAACAGACTGAAATATCACAG GACATCACTATGGTCAAGAGTAATAGTCCTTCAACTGGTGAGTCAACTAATAAGACAAAGTCCCGCAAAACCACTGATCCAGTTGAGATGGATTTGCCGCACAAAACTCCACAGAGAAAGGCGAAGCACGTGAAGATCGAAAAA AAGTGA